The genome window ATTGTAAACCGAATCCGGATCTTCCATTTGTACAGACAGCGGCACGACGGTTTCTTTTTTTGAAAATTGGGCATCAATCCAATTGGTGTTTCCGCTACTTTCCAGGTCATCGGACCAGATAAAAGGCTCGCGGATATATGGATCGGGCTTCGTGCCTAGCATGCCGATTTCTTCTCCGTAATAAATGTACGGCTGGCCGGGCAATGTCAGCAGAATGCTTGCCGCCATCTTAATTTTCTCTTTATGGTTGCCGGTGACACTCGCAATCCGGTCCTGATCATGGTTGGTAAGCATGATAGCGTCCACAAAAAGCGGGTTATATTTTTCAAAAACCGCATAACTGGATTGCAGCTTCTCAACAATGTCTTCATCCTTTTCGCCGATAAGCATACGCTGCAAAGCGAAACTGAGATCAAAATGAAAAGTGGCGTCCAGATAACGGAAATAGGGTGCTACTTCTTCTGTCTCCGCCCATACTTCACCAACCGTAAATGCACCCGGCTTGATATCCTGCACGAGTTTTGAAAAATATTGCCAGAATTCAACACTTAAATGTTTCTCCCATTCCGGGTAAACGTGCCGGGCGGCATCCAGGCGAAAACCGTCTACACCTACGTCCACAAGCCAAAAACGAATAATCTTTTCCAATTCTTCCCGTAATGCCTGCGAATGGTAATTGAGGTCGGGCATGCCTTTGTAGAACAGGCCGTAATACTTTTCCAAATCTTCGGAGTTCTCGTGCCATGGATAAACCACCTGCGAATCGTCCGAGGTTTCCCTTTCTGAAATTCCCAGGGCTTCGATTTGTGTGGGCGTCATCCACCAGTAGAATTCGCGATAAGCGTTCGCCGTGTTTTTACGCGCTTCGGAAAACCACGGGTGGAGCGTGCTGGTGTGGTTAATGATCAGGTCGAGGTAAATTTCAATGCCCCGCTCACGCGCACTGGCGAGCAGCTTTTTGAAATCATCCATTGTCCCGAATTCCGGTTCAATGGCATAATAATCCGTCACATCGTATTTATGATAACTGGGCGACGGATGGATCGGCGTGAGCCAGATTGCCTCTATGCCGAGGTCGGCCAGGTAATCCAGTTTTGAAGTAATGCCATTTAAGTCACCAATCCCGTCGCCGTTGGAATCGCAGAAAGAACGGACAAATATCTCGTAGCAAACCCTCGGAATAAATCTTGACTTGTCTGCAATCATATGAATGTTGCCCGAAACCGGACCGGCTCAGCGGATGAAATAAGGTTTCAGCAATTTATAAACAATATGCACCGGTAAGCCCATAATCGTGTAAAATGATCCCTGAATTTTTTCAACCCCAACCATCCCGATCCATTCCTGGATGCCATAGGAACCGGCTTTGTCGAAAGGCTTATATTGGTCAATGTAGTGCGTTAACTCCCAATCTTCCAGTCTGCTGAATGTCACTTCCGCAACATCTGACACAGTCTGAATGCTGTTATCATCCAGCAAACTCACCGATGTAATCACCGTATGCGTCTTGCCGGACAGCTTTTGCAGCATTTGAAATGCCTCCTGAAAATCGGCCGGCTTTCCCAGGATTTCATGATCTGCGACTACAATCGTATCCGCGGTCAAGACCATGTCGTCCGGCCGGAGGCCGAGGAACATTTCTGCCTTTTCCCGTGAAATATAATCGGCAACCGCTTCGGCTGGTAATGTGGCCGGGAATGTCTCGTCCGTTGGCAGCACTTCCACAGTAAAATCAAATCCTGCATCTGCCAGCAACTGCTTGCGGCGCGGTGAATTAGAAGCGAGTATAAGGGGTTTTTGTAACTGAATCATTTAAGGAAAAAGGGAAATGACGCTGATAATCAATGTATTTAAGTTCTGTTAGCAGATATTTTAAAAATTCTTTCACATGCATGAACCATTCATGAGAATATTGATGTTACTACATTAAATGTATATACATCATAATTACATTTTGTCGTCAGCTATGTCTATTGAAACTGATATAAAACAAAAAAAATTTCGAAGCGCCTATCAGCGTCTTGCATTGAACCTGGTTTATACAACCAACTGGCTGGAATCCAAACAACTTGAATTTTTTAAAGGGCACGACATCACCAGCCAGCAATATAATGTACTTCGGATCCTGCGCGGACAGCAACAAAATCCGATCAAGGTAAGTGACATTACGGAAAGGATGTTGGATAAAAATTCTAATACATCGAGGTTAGTGGATAAGCTGTTGGCCAAAAACCTTGCAAAACGATCATCCTGCCCCAACGACAGGCGCGCTGTGGATGTGTTGATTACCGAAGACGGCTTGAAATTGCTGGAAGAACTTGATCCGTTCGTGGAAGAATGGGAAAACCGTTTCAATGTGATTTCCAGCGAAGAGGCAGACCAGATCAGCGCTTTGCTTGACAAACTTCGGGAATCAAATAAGTGATAATGAGCATGAATACCCAAAAATGAATAACCCAATAATTTAATTACAATCAATTAATCCAAAAATGAAAACTACAATGAAATCCGTTAAATTCTTCCTCGCTTCTGTTGCTGTTGCTTTGTTTGTATCAGGCTCTGTTTCAGCTGACGACAAAGTTAAAAAAGCAACTAATCTGAAAGTAAACACTTCAAAAAGTGAGCTTACCTGGGTAGGCAAAAAAGTCACTGGTGAGCATACCGGCAAAATCGCTTTGAAAGAAGGCACTATCGTTATGGACGGCGCTAAATTGACAGGCGGAAAATTTGTTGCCGACCTGACAACAATTACAAACACCGATCTTACCGACAAAGAATACAATGGCAAGTTGATCGGCCACTTGAAATCTGACGATTTTTTCGGCGTTGAAAAACACCCAACTGCAACATTCGTAGTAACGAAAGCGACACCAAAATCAACTGGCGTTTACGAAGTTACGGGCGACCTGACGATCAAAGGCATTACAAAACCTGTAACTTTTCCAGTAACTGTTAAAACAACGGCAACTGGTGCAGAAGCAACTGGCAAAATTGTTGTTGACCGTTCGAAATACGATATCAAATACAACTCCAAGTCTTTCTTCGAAAACCTTGGTGACAAAATGATCAACGATGATTTCACGATTGACGTGAAACTGGTTGCTTCAAAATAATCAACTGAGTTTTAAGATTTTCATGGCTAAGATTGTTAACCTGTCCGACCTTTTGGTTGGGCAGGTTTTTGTTTTTTATACCAAAAAAATCAGTTGTTGAATTCCCTGTATTTTGGAAAATCATCCATAAAATGAATCTGTCCGTTCACCGCTTTGAAGCAATAGTGGGCCATGCCATTGGTAACAGCCAGATATTGAGGTTGTAATGTGAAGTTGTATCGGCTGATCTGCGCAAAGGTGGCATCATTCACAGTAATGAAAGGCGCTTTGCATTCCACCAGTAAAAACGGAAGCGATTCGCCGGACAGGACCATAATGTCCGTCCGTTTCGCTAATGTATTGTATTGCAGGCCCGTTTCTACGGCGAAAAGGGATTTAGGATAACCATATTCTGTGATCAGCAAATGAATAAAATGCTGCCTTACCCATTCCTCCGGCGTGAGCGACACGAATTTCCTGCGTATAATGTCGAAAATATGCGGTTTCCCGTTAACGTGCTTAACTTTGTAAGCAAACGTCGGGAGGTTCAAAGATTCCATGAACGAAGATACACATCACAACAAACGCAGCCAATAAACTCATTGAATTCATGACTACTAAGGAACAAATCGTCGAAAACTGGCTGCCGCGCTACACTGGTACGGCCGTTGAGGACTTTGGAAGTTACATTCTGCTGACCAATTTCGGGAATTACGTGACCATGTTTGCGGAGAAATTCAATGTTGAGGTAAAAGGACAGGGGCGTGCGATGCAAACGGCTACTGCTAAGGATATTACCATCATTAACTTCGGCATGGGAAGTCCAATGGCTGCGACAGTGATGGACCTTTTATCTGCCATTAGTCCAAAAGCGGTTTTGTTTTTAGGTAAATGCGGCGGCTTGAAAAAGACCCAGGTAGGCGATCTTATTTTGCCTATCGCAGCCATTCGCGGCGAAGGAACCAGTGATGACTATATGCCTTCGGAAATTCCTGCATTACCATCATTCCGCCTGCAAAGCACGGTTTCGGCCAGTATTGCCAAGAATAAAATGGATTACTGGACCGGAACGGTTTACACCACGAACCGGAGAATCTGGGAACATGACGACAGCTTCAAAGAATATCTGCGCGATATCCGCGCTATGGCCATTGACATGGAGACGGCTACGATTTTTATTGTCGGTTTTGCCAATTCCATTCCGCATGGCGCATTGCTTTTGGTATCCGACAACCCGTTGGTTCCGGAAGGGGTAAAAACAGAGGAAAGTGATAAAAAAGTGACTACTAATTATGTCAAAATGCACCTTGAAATCGGCATTGAATCATTGACGGAACTGGCGAGGTCCGGTGCGTCTGTGAAACATCTGCGATTTGAAAATTGATCAGCAAAATGAGTGAAGCTACATTATATGAGCGCATCGGCGGCGATGCGGCGCTAAGGCAATTAACGGATAAATTTTACGACCTGGTTTTCAATCATGAGTTGATTTCCAGGCTGTTCAAAAGTGATAAAGAAGAAATAAAGGAGAAACAGCGCCTCTTCCTCACCCAATTTCTAGGCGGCCCGCAACTCTACTCCGACATTCACGGCCACCCCATGATGCGCGCCCGCCACATGCCCCACGTCATCACCGAAGACGACGCCGTAGCATGGCTGCAATGCATGTCCGAAGCAGTAGGAACGCTCCCCATCAGCAAGGAGCTCAAAGACGAGTTATTCGACCGTTTTCCCAGGACAGCATTTTTCATGGTAAATCGGTGAGTTGTTAAAATTTTGTTACCAAACTTTGTTTTTGCGTCTAACTATGAAAACGAACACAAAAACAACTTACATGATGACTGTGAAGATTTTAAATGAGCATGACTATCGTGCAGCCCTAGAAAGAATGGAGATCATTTTTGATGCAAAAAGTGGCACCAGGGAAAGCGACGAGGCTGATTTGTTGGCAGCAATGATTGATGAATTTGAGAAAGAAAATTATCCGATTCATTAGGTAGCCAGCTCTTTTTTAATATATTCAAAAACATCGTCTAGGGAAATATCAGTGCTTTCCTGAACGGTCCCGTCGGCTCTATGTTTATGGTGGGGAAAAGTCGGCAAGTTTGGGAAGTGCGGCGCGTTATCCCAGCGTATAAGCAAATCTCCGTTTTCTTTTTGCCAATGAAATGCATATTTCCTGCGGTTTGCCTCTACGTATTCTCTTACATAAAGCGATGTATCGTTATGAAATCTGATTTCCAGATTAATATAATAGCTCTCAGAAAATTCGCGGAAGTCATTAATTGTATAGGAAGCGACGAAACGCTTGTCATCCAGCCACTTGAAAATCTCCATTCCTGATATCAGCTATTTTTGAATCTATTTCTGACAGGAACTGAGTATAGGCTTTCCATTCGATAAGATCGTCCCAGGCTTGGAAATCCTCAGACGTTGCAGTTTCAAGCTTGGCTTCAAATGCTTTAAGATCAGCGTTATATTTCTTTTCAAGAAAATTAATTTTATCCTGAAATTGCTGCCTTTGAGCTAAATAATCCAACAAAACCCAATTGCCGATTTGTTTTTTAGTCAGCGTAAGCATAATATTTTTGTAGCCGGTTTCTAACAAATTTAAATATTCCGAAAGGTTAAACAAGTTTTATCAGACATTAGTTAAGTTCTTTACCTTTGCCGCATGAATTTTAAAGAGCAGTTAATCCAGTATCCGATTCTTGAAATTGTGGCGAAGGCTGCGGCGGAGCTGGGGGTGGAGGCATATGTTATCGGTGGATTTGTAAGGGACCTGATACTCAAAAGGAATAGTAAAGATATTGACATCGTTTCGATCGGGAGCGGCATTGAACTGGCCGAAAGTGTTGCCAGCCAGCTCGGCCCCGACGTTTTTGTGAGCATATACAAGACCTTCGGCACGGCGCAAATCCGCCAGGGCGATCTGGAAATCGAATTTGTAGGGGCGCGCAAAGAATCTTACCGCGCGGATTCCCGGAAACCCGCAGTGGAAGACGGCACATTGAGCGACGATCAGAACCGGCGTGATTTTACAATCAATGCCATGGGGATCAGCCTTAATAAGGGAACATTCGGTGAGCTCGTGGATCCGTTTGAAGGGATGCGGGATATAAAAAGAAAGATCATCCGAACGCCGCTGGAACCGGAGATTACATTCTCCGACGACCCGCTGCGTATGATGCGGGCGATCCGCTTTGCCAGCCAACTTAACTTCGACATTGAGCCCAATACATTCGACGCGATCATTAAAATGAAGGATCGCATTGAGATCGTTTCGATGGAGCGCATTTCGGATGAACTGAATAAAATAATCCTGTCACCAACACCTTCTTACGGTTTCAAGTTGCTGTATCACGCAGGCATTTTACAAATCATTTTCCCGGAAATGATCGAATTGCTTGGCGTGCAAACCATTGATGGCAAGGGACATAAGGATAATTTTTACCATACATTACAAGTGCTGGACAATGTGTCCCAAAACACAGATGATCTTTGGCTGCGCTGGGCAGCGATCCTGCACGATATTGCGAAACCTGCCACCAAGAAATTTGATAAACGCGTCGGCTGGTCATTCCATAACCACGAGGAAGTAGGTGCGCGCATGGTGCCCGTCATTTTCCGGCGGATGAAACTGCCTTTGAATGAAAAAATGCGTTTTGTTAAAAAGCTTGTGCGATTGCATTTGCGGCCCATCGTTTTGTCCAAAGAAGAAATAACAGACTCCGCCATGCGACGCCTGCTCGTGGAAGCGGGAGAAGACATTGAGGCATTGATGAAACTCTGCCGGGCCGACATTACTTCCAAAAACCCCGATAAAGTAAAGCGCTTCCTGCAAAACTTTGATCTGGTGGAACAGAAGTTGAAGGACCTCGAAGAACGCGATAAGCTGCGCAACTTCCAACCCGTTATTACGGGCGAAATGATCATGCAAGCGTTCGGCTTGAAACCGGCAAAGGAAGTCGGCATCATCAAAGAGGTGATACGGGAGGCCATTCTGGAAGGCATTATTCCAAATGAATTTGATCCCGCATACGCGTATATGGTGCAAGAGGGCGAAAAAATGGGCTTAACTTTACAATCATAAAATCTGACTCCTCATTACAATTAAATGGAAAATAATACGCAGTTTAAACGCTTCTTCGGCGCACTTCTCACTATCCTGGGCATTTCGGTTCTGCTTTTTGCCTGCATCGCATTTTTATCCGACAAGCCCGTTCTGGGACTTACCGTTTCCAAGTGGGAATCCGTGGTTCCGTTTCTGGTTGGCACCGTGTTTTTGCTTACCGGTGTGAACCTTGTTAAGGGCTGACCGAGCGCACCAGTGTGGCTCCAACTGTGCATTCCAGACATTTCCGGAATGTACAGTAATTGTTATACCACTCTATAAGCGCCTGAGAATCAGCGGCGGTCTTGACATTCATTCCTAATATTTCCCACTCCCGCGTAATGCGGTTTTTTTCTGCGCCGATTTCCGACAACCAATAAATGGCCTTTTCCAGCAGTTCGGGCTGTTGCCGGTGCTTTGCATAGGCGACCAAAAGTGGCACAGCGCCATTGACAATCAGTAAGTTTGCTGAGTCTTTTCCCAGAAACGGCACCTTACCTTTTGATTTTTTACCAAAAAGATAATGGTCCTGCCAATAATCCGACTGCTCTATCTGGAACATGGCCTGCAAGTTCGAAAACGACTGCGCAGATATAATCTCAGGAAACAGATTCCCGTTTTTATGCAGCAACCGGGCAAATTGAGCGAGGCGAACCGTTGGGAAACCAGCAGGCCGCATCCGCAGGTTCTTCCATTCATGACCATTCATTTGCTGATCTTTCAAACCATATTTCGCACTCAAAAATTGATGTTCCGCTCGTAGCTGACGAATGTAAGGGTCATTGGAGTCGGCGGGGATGAGTCCTGCACAACCGAAAAGCAATGCTTCAATCTGGTTGACTTTTTCGCGGTGTTTCCGGATTATTTTCCAGGGAACAATTTCAGTAAGCCGCGCGAATGGTGCTTCATTTAATTTAAAACCAAAATGCCTGCCCAACCATTGATAAGCCGTTTCTTCCCAATCGTTGTTGTTTTTACTTAGTAAATCCATCACCAGCGCGGCTTTCCGATCGAGCCTTTCGAGCAGTACGCGGTCGAGCATTCCGTATTTTTGTATGTCGTGCACCTGCGCGAACATGGATGCACATGGAATCGTCTCGGTTTCATCCTGCAATGTCGCATATCGTTCCAGAACCGATTGATTGACGATGTTCTTTAATGTCAGAGTCGGCAGTAATGTGCCGTCCCGCCTTATAATGGGCCGGTCATTTTCCCACACCACATGCAGGATCACTGTTTCATATGCAGGATCGGTTTCATGGTTATGCAGAAACCAGTCGGAGGATTTAACATGTATTTCAATGCTTCCTATCCATTGACAATCTTCGATATTGACCCGCGCTTCGGAAAAATCAGGGCCTGCATTGGCGTTCCTGTGGCCTGTTCGGAGGATGGAGAGCTTGCTGCCTTCATCGGTGCAAAGGGCTTCGTTGGCGAAATATTGGAATCGCCATATAAAACTCAGGATATCTTCATTCATCGCATTTAGAATTAGCGTGTGTAGAAATATTTAATGTAATGGCCTTTATTTTCTTTGTCTAAACCTGATTAGTTTCTGTTCTTTGTACGCTGATGTTTTGGTTTGGTCACAGGTTTTTGAAGTAAAAAGTTTTATGCTCCGCCGTTTGCAATTTATTGCGCTTAGAATTCTCATTGTTTTTTTCGTTCTTTCAATCTTTTGGGTGCTGGTTTTGAAGTTCTTACCGGTTTGGGTAACGCCATTTATGCTATCCAGAAAAATCGAAGCGTTCCGGGCCGACGAGGACACGGAAATCCATCACGATTGGGAGCCTTATGAAAATATTTCAAAGGAAGTTGCGCTGGCGGTTGTAGCATCCGAAGATCAGAATTTCCCGAACCACTGGGGATTCGATTTTGACCAGATCTATAATGCAGTGACAGAGAAGCGGAAACGCGCGCGCGGAGCCAGTACGATCTCGCAGCAGGTTGCCAAAAACGTCTTCCTATGGCATGGCAGAAGCTTTGTCAGGAAAGGTTTGGAGGCTTATTTCACTGTCTTAATCGAAGTTATCTGGGATAAAGAGCGCATTCTGGAAGTCTATTTGAATGTTGCAGAAATGGGGAGAATGACATTTGGCGTAGAAGCAGCCTCATTAAGATACTACAAGAAATCTGCCAAAAAGCTATCCCGCGCCGAAGCCGCCCGCATCGCCGCAGTGCTCCCAAACCCCGTCCGTTTCTCGATCAAAAACCCATCCGGCTACGTCCAAAAACGAACCGGTCAGATCGTACGGCAAATGCGGTATCTGGGTGGGCAGAAGTATATTGCGGATTTGTGAAGCAAGTGCATCTATAAATCTTAATTCTAGGGGAAATAAAAATGACCTGTCATAAATGGCAGGTCATTGGTCTATTACTTGGTTACGTTGTCCGAGGACAAGAGGCTTTTCCAAGCATCGCACACAAAAATATCTATGTTTGGCGAACAAAAAAAGCGCTGATGCATGTCAATTTCAATTCCCCCGACTTTTCTCTTTCAAAAACTTGTAAGTCCGGTGCCTTGCCAGGGCTGGGTTGAGTTTTTCGAATAATCCTTGGCTTTTGAGCGCGTACCAGTTGATTTTCAAGAGGTAAAGGCTTACGAATGAGCTTAGGTTGCTTTGGATGAAGGTGCTGGTTTTGGTTTGGAGGTCCAGGCGTTCGAGGGCTTGCAGACCGCGCCAGTAATCGATGCTGTCGGCTTGGGACCTGTTTCTGGCGCGTCCTTCACCGGCGGTGTAGATGAGCAGGCGGTCGTCGGAGGGCTTTTGAATGTTATTCCAGTAATCCCGCCATTCTTCATTGCTTCTGGAATTGCTGACGACGGATCTTGAAATGTCCGTAGTGTCGAGCTGGATCTTTACACCATTTTCAAGAAAAAAGAAAAGCTGGCCTTTCAGCTGGGAAACCTGCATTTGGTACAGGTTGGGAACCAAGTCCTTTTCCATGAGCAAATTAATGCTGTCCTGGCCGAGCTTGATCGAATGTACAGTTGCTGCGAAGCCTTTTTCCCGGGTCAATAAAATGGCCTTGCGACCTTTCATTTGTTCCGGGTTGACAATTTTTATTTTAATAATCTGACCAAAAGCAGGGGATAGGAGGAAGAAAAAAGCAATAACCCGGAGGAAACATTTGGTCATCTTGCAACGGAAATTTAGACGCAGCCGGCTTTAAGTGGCCGGCTTTTGACAAGTAAATTAGGAAAAAAATCCCAGAATCGATTTGCCAGAAGCCGGCACGCGGACCGCGTCTATTACTTGATCTCAACCTTGATCAAAACAGGCTGGTGATCAGATGGGTAACGTTGCTCTTTGGCATCTGTTAGAACGCCGTATTTAAGCACATTAATGTTCTTGCTTACAAAAATATAATCGATGCGTTTGTCCATAGCCGCGTCAAATTTGAAACTGTTAAATGTTCCTTCCGGACCGTAAGGAGGCTGTTTTGTAACCTCATGCGAATCGTTAAGCAATCCTTGGATGGTCTTAATCTGCTCGGTCTCAGGCGTTGAGTTGAAATCACCTGTAAGGATAACCGTAGATTTTCCGGCGATCTCGCTGATCTTCTTCACCATTAAATGACCCGATTGTCTGCGGGCCTCAACACCCTGGTGATCAAAATGAACATTGAAAAAATAGAATTCTTTTTTGCTTAGCAAATCCTGAAACTTGACCCACGAAGCAATTCTGTTACAGCAGGTTGCGTCCCAGCCCTTGCCAGGCTTGTCGGGTGTTTCGCTAAGCCAGAAATCGCCTGATTGCAGGGCTTTGAAACGGTCTTTTTTGTAAAAGATGGCCGAATGTTCTCCGCCTTCCTTGCCATCATCCCGGCCTTTTCCGTAGAATATGAATTCTGTCAATTCGGCCACATCTTTTAATTGACCTATCAGTGCTTCTTGTACACCGAAGATGTCAAATTCATGGAACCGGATCAACCCTTTCACATTTTCCTTGCGGTTGGGCCAGGCGTTTACACCATCATTCGCGGTGTTATAGCGGAGGTTATAAGAGGCAACATTGATCGTATTTTTTTGCGCAAAAGTGCTTTGCGATAATGCTAACATCAGGGAAAGGGCGAAGGCGATTTTTTTCATTTAAAACTTATGATTTGTGAACGGAAGCAAAGTTAATAGGCTTGCCGGTTATTGATATTTTGACTGCGTGATCATTTTCCCTTTTTTGCAAGCAGAAACTTTCCGACCACTTCGCCATCGTCCCGGATCATTTTCAGGTCAAGGTGTTTTTTGGTCGCATGCAGTTTGATCAATGTTCTTTTGCCTTCCAGCGGGCCCCCGCCGATCACAATCGGATAATTGTGCGTTGCGTCCGGCTCGTGCGTGGCGTAGCGGTGCGTATGGCCGGAGATCTGCAAGTCGATTTTTGCCTTGTTCAAAACCGGGCCGAAAAGCTCGCGACAATGTAATGTTCCATGCCAATCCCCGGAATGGTAAGGCGATATGTGGATGAGGACGATCCGGAAATCGGCTTTCTTGAAATCCGTGGATTCCACTTCTTTTTCCAACCACTTCTTCTGAACCTCACGATAACGGTCAAAGGCCGAAAGTCCGCCATATTCCACGCTGTCATCCGTCTTGTCCTCCCCCGAATCCAGGACCACGAACCGCACCGGTCCGCGCGTGAAAGCATAGTAATATTTGTTTTCGGGATAGGCATAATAAGCCGGAATATGCCTCGAAAAGCTTCCCCGGCATTCATGATTTCCCTGCGTGAGGATAAATGGGATTTCGGAAGCAAATATGTCCGTTGCGGGCTTGATCAAATGGTTAACCATCTGAATTTCTTCGGTTACCCAATCAAAACAATCGCCGTTGAAAACCACAAAGTCATAATCGCGGTTGTTACCCGTATAACCGTGGCGGTAAAGGAGTTGCGGGATAATTTGCGGACGGTCGTGAATGTCGTTGAAGATTACCATTTTAAACTCTTCCTCATTTTCAGCCGGTGTTTTGAAGCCAAACATCGCACTGGCAATGGTGTCGCCAAACTCAACTTTCGAGCCTTTATAGCCCGTTATTTCCGTGGAAACAATTTTGTATTTGTGCTCCGTGCCCGCATTTAATCCGCTTAATGTCACCTTATTGATGCGATTATTAGCTTCAATCAGTCCGTTGTTATAGCCAAATTCCCGCTTGCTGGTGTAAGTCCCGGCCCCGTATTCGACCCAGCTGAAACTGTTTTTATGCGTGATCCACATGATGGTCACCTCGTTGGTGCCCATATTTTGTAAATAAGGGCCCGCCACGAAATGGTTTTTTTCTTCTAACGAAGCATTGGAGTCGCCGGCTTGCGCAGCAGATAATGGCAAGAGGCTCAGCGCGCCGATCTGCGACATTTTTTCAAGAAACGACCTTCTGTCTGAAAGCATATTTTATGGGTTTAGGAATAGATGCAAAGCTTAAAGTTACTTCCAGTTTGGATTCTGGGTGAGGTTTGGATTCAATAGCCTTTCCTGTGTGGGGATTGGATATAGGTAGTCCTTGTTTTCGTCAAACTTTTTGGTAATGTGGCTGTTGATAACAATGTTCCCTCCTTTATTGCCATTTTCCAGAAGGATCTCGCTGCCGAGTTTCAACAACTGCGCGCCGGGAACAGCCGGCTTCGTGCCTTCATAAATGACAAGGTCAATCTTTCCATTCTTATCCAGATCGTAATTTCCTGGACCGGGAAAATACATTCCTTTAAACTGTTTCGTGAGCAACTGG of Dyadobacter chenhuakuii contains these proteins:
- a CDS encoding endonuclease/exonuclease/phosphatase family protein — its product is MKKIAFALSLMLALSQSTFAQKNTINVASYNLRYNTANDGVNAWPNRKENVKGLIRFHEFDIFGVQEALIGQLKDVAELTEFIFYGKGRDDGKEGGEHSAIFYKKDRFKALQSGDFWLSETPDKPGKGWDATCCNRIASWVKFQDLLSKKEFYFFNVHFDHQGVEARRQSGHLMVKKISEIAGKSTVILTGDFNSTPETEQIKTIQGLLNDSHEVTKQPPYGPEGTFNSFKFDAAMDKRIDYIFVSKNINVLKYGVLTDAKEQRYPSDHQPVLIKVEIK
- the mtgA gene encoding monofunctional biosynthetic peptidoglycan transglycosylase; translated protein: MLRRLQFIALRILIVFFVLSIFWVLVLKFLPVWVTPFMLSRKIEAFRADEDTEIHHDWEPYENISKEVALAVVASEDQNFPNHWGFDFDQIYNAVTEKRKRARGASTISQQVAKNVFLWHGRSFVRKGLEAYFTVLIEVIWDKERILEVYLNVAEMGRMTFGVEAASLRYYKKSAKKLSRAEAARIAAVLPNPVRFSIKNPSGYVQKRTGQIVRQMRYLGGQKYIADL
- a CDS encoding DUF2851 family protein translates to MNEDILSFIWRFQYFANEALCTDEGSKLSILRTGHRNANAGPDFSEARVNIEDCQWIGSIEIHVKSSDWFLHNHETDPAYETVILHVVWENDRPIIRRDGTLLPTLTLKNIVNQSVLERYATLQDETETIPCASMFAQVHDIQKYGMLDRVLLERLDRKAALVMDLLSKNNNDWEETAYQWLGRHFGFKLNEAPFARLTEIVPWKIIRKHREKVNQIEALLFGCAGLIPADSNDPYIRQLRAEHQFLSAKYGLKDQQMNGHEWKNLRMRPAGFPTVRLAQFARLLHKNGNLFPEIISAQSFSNLQAMFQIEQSDYWQDHYLFGKKSKGKVPFLGKDSANLLIVNGAVPLLVAYAKHRQQPELLEKAIYWLSEIGAEKNRITREWEILGMNVKTAADSQALIEWYNNYCTFRKCLECTVGATLVRSVSP
- a CDS encoding metallophosphoesterase family protein, which translates into the protein MLSDRRSFLEKMSQIGALSLLPLSAAQAGDSNASLEEKNHFVAGPYLQNMGTNEVTIMWITHKNSFSWVEYGAGTYTSKREFGYNNGLIEANNRINKVTLSGLNAGTEHKYKIVSTEITGYKGSKVEFGDTIASAMFGFKTPAENEEEFKMVIFNDIHDRPQIIPQLLYRHGYTGNNRDYDFVVFNGDCFDWVTEEIQMVNHLIKPATDIFASEIPFILTQGNHECRGSFSRHIPAYYAYPENKYYYAFTRGPVRFVVLDSGEDKTDDSVEYGGLSAFDRYREVQKKWLEKEVESTDFKKADFRIVLIHISPYHSGDWHGTLHCRELFGPVLNKAKIDLQISGHTHRYATHEPDATHNYPIVIGGGPLEGKRTLIKLHATKKHLDLKMIRDDGEVVGKFLLAKKGK